Below is a genomic region from candidate division KSB1 bacterium.
TTTCTCCACGAGCTCCACGGCTCGCGGCTCGATGATCGCCTCGTGATGGCGGGTGGCGTAGCGTGTGGCTACGAGCCGCGCGTAGTGAAGCTCGTTGTAGCTGCTTTCCCGGAAGCCGATGGAAAACGAGCGCACCGGCTCCGAGGCTTCCCTGGCCATGGCCGCCGTCACGACGCTGGAGTCGATTCCGCCGCTCAGAAACACGCCCAGGGGCACATCGGCAATCAGGCGCAGGCGCACGCTGTCGTGCACCAGCCGGCGCAGCTCCTCAACGGCCTCCTCATAGCCCACAGGGCCAAGCTCGCGATAGGGGCGTAGCGGGTCCCAGAAGGGCCGCAGCTGCGGCTCGCGTCCGTCGAAGACCAGATTGTGTCCCGGCGGAAGCTTGCGAATCCAGCGGAAAATGCTGTACGGTGCGGGGATGTACTCGTACGTGAGGAAAAGCTCCAGGGCCAGAGGATCCAGGTCCCGTTTGACACCCGGCACCTCCAGAATGGACTTGATCTCTGATCCCCAGGCGAAGAGCTTCCCGTCCCAGTAATAGTACAGGGGCTTGATCCCCACGCGATCCCGCGACAGGAAAAGCTGGTGGCGCCGCGAATCCCAGATCGCGAACGCCCACATTCCGTTGAAGCGGGTCACACACTCGTGCCCGTACTCCTCGTAGGCGTGGACGATCGATTCGGTGTCGCTGCGGGTGACGAACCGGTGGCCGCGACGGACAAGCTCCTCCCGAATCTCCCGGTAGTTGTAGATCTCGCCGTTGAAGACGACGGCGATGGTCCCGTCCTCGTTGAAGATGGGCTGGCTACCGGAGCTCAGGTCGATGATGCTCAGGCGACGCATGGCCAGACCTACCCGGCCGTCCCAATAGAAGCCGTCCTCGTCGGGGCCGCGATGGGTGATGACCTTGGCCATGCGGCCAAGCAGGGTTTTCTTGTCCTCGGGCCAGTTCTCGCAGTAAAGGCCGGCTATGCCGCACATGTCGTCTTCCTTCTGGCGATGGCCTCCGTCGCCGCTGCCAGGAGCGTCTGTCGATAGCGCTGGTCGCTGAAACGCGTAGCGGCGTACCGCTTTGCTCGTTCGCCGAGGTCTCGTCGCAGTCCCTCATCGTGCAGGAGCCTGGAGAGGGCCGCAGCGAAGGCCTCCGGCTCGGGTGCGACCAGTGCACACACGTCCGGGCTCAGGACCTGAGTGTGGCTCCAGATGTCGGTGGCCACAATCGGCTTGCCCGAGCGGAGGTACGAGTAGATCTTCAAAGGCGTATTGGTCCCCGATACCCGCGGAGAGACCAGGACATCGGCCGCACGCACGAGGTGGTCGGCCGCACCCGGATGAACCGTTCCGAGGAAGTGTACGAGCCCGTCGAGACCCAGCTCTTGCGCAAGGCCCCGGTACGCTTCAACCTGGTCGGTGTGGCCGCCGGCGATCAGTAGGCTCCCCACCCAGGCGCTCCGATCACGCAGGATTCGCACGCTGGAGAGCAACAACTCCATTCCCTGGTAAGGCTCAAGGGTGCCCACGTACACAACCCAGGGACGCGGAAGAGCGCTGTCCAGTGTCAGGGAACCCGGCGTTCCCTCATCCCAAAGGAAGCTGTAATCGAGGGTGTTTTCCAGCAGGTAGAGCTTGTGGCCAAAGCCCAGGGCCTGGACGTAGCGGCGCAAGTCTTCGCAGATCACGAGCACAGAATCGCAATGGGACAGGATAAATCGTTCGAGGCTTTCCATGGTCCGGATCGCCCAGCGGGAGGAGGAGAAACGGAAGTTGGTCATCTGCTGCGCCAGACTGGAGTGCATGTCGTAAACGTGAGCACAGCCGGTGAATTCCCGGAGGAAGGCACCCACAAGCCCCGCTTCCTCGTGCGTGTGGACCAGGTCGTACCGGAAGGGCCGCCAGACGCTCAGCGTCCTGGCCAGAAGGAGTGCGTCCAGCACGGGCTTAATCCAGCTGGGACCCACCTTCACGCGGCGCACTCCGGGCAGCGCCCAGATGCGGTGAAACCTCACCCCCGGCAGGGCCACGTCCTGACCCAGGTGGTAGGTCACCAGATCGACCCTCACACCCTCGTCGGAGTACGCTTTGAGGCGCCCCACGACGCTAAAGGGGGTTCCCCGCGGCGTAAAGACCGGTTCGGGAGCAAGCATTAGGACACGTCTGGGCACTTCCACCGCGACGATCCTCCGACGCAGGCATGGCCTGAGACGAGAACGTACGGGTCGGCATCCTCCGCGCCGCGCCCGGGGGTATCGGCCCCGCGGGCGGAGCACGGCCTTCTCGACGGCTCTACCGCCCTACCCCTTCGTACACGAAGCCCTCTTTCTCCATTTTCGGACGATCGTAAACATTCTTCAAATCGACCATGATGGGTTGCTTCATCACTGCCTTGAGGCGGGCAAGGTCCAGGCTGCGGAACTGGTTCCACTCCACAGCCAGTACCACGCAGTCGGCGCCAGTAGCTGCCTCGTAGGCATCGGTACAATAGGTGACGCCGTCGGCGTTCAGGACCTTCTTCGCTTCTTCCATGGCTGCGGGGTCGTAGGTTCGCAGCTTGGCCCCCATCTTGAGCAGCTGCTGCCCGATCCAGATGGCAGGGGCTTCCCGAACATCGCTGGTGTTCGGCTTGAAGGAAAGACCCAGGAGGGCGATGGTTTTCCCTTCCACTTCCCCCAGGACTTTCTTGATTTTGTCGAGCATGCGACGCCGCTGCCGTTCGTTGACTTCGATGACCGCCTTCACGATCTGCAGCTCCACCCCGTACTTCTCCGCCACTTTTACGATGGCCCGGGTATCCTTCGGGAAACAGGAGCCGCCGAAGCCGGGGCCGGGATGGAGGAACTTGCGACCAATCCGATTGTCCAGGCCCATGCCCTTGGCCACGTGGTGCACATCGGCGCCCACGGCCTCGCAGAGATTGGCGATCTCGTTGATAAAGGAGATCTTGGTCGCGAGGAAGGCGTTGCTGGCGTACTTGATGAGCTCCGCCGTTTCGAGGTTGGTGATGACGAACGGCGTCTCAATGAGGTACAGGGGCGAGTACAGATCTTTCAGGATCGCGATGGCCTCCTCGCTGTCGCTCCCGATCACCACCCGGTCCGGCCGCATGAAGTCTTCGATCGCGGAGCCCTCCCGCAGGAACTCGGGATTGGAGGCCACGGCGAAGTGGCTGGGGGTCGTCTGGTGCTTCTTGATCAGCTCTTTAATCCACTTGCCGGCCCCGACGGGCACGGTACTCTTGTTGACGATCACCTTAAAGCCGTTCATGTAGCGGGCGATGTCCTTCGCCACTTGCTCGACGTACTGCATATCCGCCGAGCCGTCCTCTCGGGATGGCGTGCCCACGGTAATGAAGATCACCAGGGAGTTCTCGACGGCCGACTTGAGATCCGTGGTAAACGTCAGCCTCCCTTCCTTCACGTTGCGGGCGACCATTACGTCCAGGCCCGGTTCGTAGATGGGCAGCACGCCGCGGTTCAGGTTGTCGATCTTCTCCTTGTCGATATCCACGCAGACGACAAAGTTTCCGAACTCGGCGAAGCACGCGCCCGTGACCAGTCCAACATAGCCGGTTCCCACCACACAGACGTTCATGCCGTCCTCCCGTCACACTCTGAGTAGCCCTCAAGCCGCTCCGTAGCCCGTCAGGACCACGAAGACGGTCTTGAGCATAATCTTGAAGTCCAACCACAGGGACCAGTTGTCGATGTACTCGAGGTCCATTTGCATCCAGCGCTCGAAGGGAACCTTGTTACGCCCGCTCACCTGCCAGATGCAGGTCAGGCCCGGTTTCAGGCTCAGCCGGCGCCGTTGCCAGACCTCGTACAACTCCACCTCGACGGGCAAAGCTGGCCTCGGGCCCACAATGCTCATATCCCCCTTCAGGACGTTGAAGAGCTGCGGCAACTCGTCGATGCTGAACTTCCGCAGGATTCGACCAATGGGCGTCACGCGAGGATCCCGCTTCATCTTGAACACGGGCCCGTTCATCTCGTTCATGCGCAGAAGCTCTTGCTTCTTTCTTTCTGCTCCCGGAACCATCGTCCGGAACTTGTAGAGGGTAAACTTGCGCCCGTTGAGGCCGCAGCGCTTCTGCTTGAACAGGACCGGTCCGGGCGAGGTAAGCTTGATCAGAATGGCGACCACCAGCATCAGGGGGGAAAACGCAATTAGCATCAAGGAGGCCAGCACGATGTCCAGCAATCGCTTGATAAACAGTTGCCACTGCTTAGCCCGGAACGTCTCGAATTCCAGCAGCGGGAAGCCATTGAAGTCGGTCTGACGAATTTTGGCGATCTTGAGGTTGTAGAGATCGAGGGAGACGGCCGTGCTGATCCCCAGGTTCTCGCAGGCCATGATGGCCTCGTCGATCCGGTGCAGCCAGAGGCGAGGAACCACGAAAATCACGCGGTCGATCACCTTCCGTTGCAGAATGAAGGGAATGTCCTGGATACGCCCAAGGACGCGGTAGCCCTCCACCTCTTTCCCGAACATCCCGTGTTCATCGTCGATGAGACCGACGATCCGCAGGCCCCAATGCGAGTTCTCCTTCACGGCGCGGATGAATTCGCGGGCACGCTTACCCGTCCCCACGATGAGCAAGTTGATCTGGTTGTACCCCTTGCGGTGTACACTGTCCAGGAATTTGATGAGCAGGTACTTCTCCCCCATCAGGATGACCATCGCCACCACCGAGCAGGTCACCAGGTAGAGCCGGCTGGTGAGCTGCCACTTGAACAGGAAGGCGATGGCCGAGGTGGACAGGGTGGCCAGGATCATCCCCTTGCCGATCGCCGCATTGATCTCCCTCAGGCGGCGCATCCGGAAATGGGAGTAGATGCCCTGGGCTGCCAGCAGGATCAGCCAGGAGGCCACAAAGGCCACCAGCAGCCCGACATTCCGGAGGGTGAAGTAGTAGAGGCCCGACCAGTCGGGGGCGATGGCAAACGCCTTCTGCGAAAGGCCGAACGCGCTGCGGATGTACTCATCCACAAAATACGCCAGCTCGAAGCCCACCACGAGCATCGTGGCGTCCAGGATGCGCATTACGTGGACGAGGAATTTTTCCCTTTCGCTGATCATACCGCTTGCCTAACCCACCTCCTTCTCGTCCTCGGGGTAAAGGAAACGCTTCTCCTCCTGATACCATTGGACAAAGCGCCGCAGGCCCTCCTCAATCGGCACCTGCGGATCGTAGCCCAGCTTCTCCCGCGCCTTGCGGATGTCGGCGAAGGTTACGGGTACATCTCCGGGCTGCTCCGGCAACTGCTGGATTTTCGCCTTCTTGCCGAGGAGTCCCTCCAGCAGCCGGATGAGCTCCGCGAGGGCCACGGTCCGCGCCTCGCCCAGATTGTAGATCTCGTAGCCTTCGCATCCATCAATGGCGCGGAGGACCCCCTGTAGCACATCGTCGATGTACGTGTAGTCCCGGCGCGAGGTGCCATCGCCGTACATGGGCACCGGCTTTCCTGTGTCGATCAGCCGCGTGAAGCGGTGGATCGCCATGTCCGGCCGCTGCCTGGGACCATACACGGTGAAGAAGCGGAGGCAGGTGGTGTGAATGCCGAACAGGTGGTAGTACGTGTAGCAGATGAGCTCACAGGCCTTCTTGGTGGCCGCGTACGGCGAGATGGGATTGTCCACGGGGTCGGTTTCGGAAAACGGGACCTTCCGGTTGGCTCCATATACCGAGGAGGTGCTGGCGAAGACCATCCGCTGAACCCCCGTCCTCCGCATCCACTCGAGAAGCAGGGTGGTTCCGTGGACGTTTACCTGCTCGTAGAGCAACGGGTCACGGATGCTTGGCCGAACGCCCGCTCGTGCCGCCAAGTGAGCCACCACATCAAAGGGGCCCATGGAGAAGGCTTCTTCGAGAACGCGCTCCTCCCGAATATCCCCCTCCACAAGGCGGAAGCGCGGGTCCCCCACGCACCCAGCCAGGTTACGCCGCTTAATCCTCGGATCGTAGTAGTCGTTGAAGTCGTCGATGCAGACTACCGTGTCACCGCGCGCCAAGAGCTTCTCGCAGAGGTGGGACCCAATGAATCCCGCTCCTCCCGTGACCAAGATCCTCATCGTCGATCCTCGGCGATCAGTAATGGTAGTAGCTGTACGCCTCGTGGCCGAACTCCTGCGTGGCCCCGTTGATCACCACCCCCAGCAGCTTGACGGGAACATTGGCGAAGAGGCCGAGTCGGCGTTTGGCGTCGCGATGGCTGGTCCGTTTGGCCCGCACAACCAGGGCCACGCCGTCCACCTGAGCGCCAAGCACAATGGCGTCGGTAGCGGCCGCCAGGGGAGGCGTGTCGAAAACGATGAAGTCAAAGCGCCGCCCCACCTCGTCCAGGAATCGCTTCATCATCGGCGAGCCCAGAAGCTCGCTCGGATTGGGGAACATCGGGCCGCATGTGACCAACTTCAGATTGGGCACGTGCGTCTCCCGCAGGACCTCGTTGAGCGTAGCCGCACCCGACAGATAGTTCGTCAGGCCTGGCTCCTTGGGGACGAGGAACGTGTTGTGAAGCACGCCTCGCCGCAGATCCGCGTCCACCAGCAGTGTGCTGTGCCGCTGCTGGGCCATGATGATGGCCAGATTGGCGGCGGTGAAGGACTTGCCATCCCCCGGTTCCAAACTGGTGAGCACCAACGTGTGGATTCTGCCGTGCGTCTTGCTGAACACGAGGTTGGTGCGCAGAGATCGGTACGCCTCGCTGATGGGCGTGGGTCGATAATCGTCCGTGACCAGCTGCCGATCGATCCGCCGGATCTTCTCGTCGTCCCGGTAGGCGGGCACGTCGTCGAATTCCGCCAGTGGGATTACGCCCAGCACGGGAAGGCCCAGGTGACGCCGGGCGTCCTCCACCGTCTTGATTCGCGGATCGAGGAGCTCCAGAACACCGGCCACCCCCACCCCTATGGCGAAGGAAAACATCAGACCTATCAAGGCGCGCTTTTTCTTGTTGGCGTTAATGGGATACTCCGGCGGGATCGCTGGGTCAAGGATCTCCACATCTTTCTCTTCTGCGGCCTCCTCGATCCGCGCCTTACTCACCTCGATCTGCAGGTTGGTGTACAGTTCCTCGCTCACCTTGAGGTCGCGCTCCAAGTCGGACAGCTGGGCCTGTACCTGCGGGACCTGGTAGATCCTCTGGTCCATCACGGACAGCTCGCGCCGTTTCTTCTGGATATCGATGGTCAGACGTCGCAGGTACCCTTCGGCCACCTCCCGGATCTGGTCGAACACGGAATCGAGCCGGGCCGAGGCGAGGCGGACATCGGGATTGGTAGCCGGCAGCGTCTTCCGGAGCTCCAGGTACTCCTGGGCGCGATGATCCACCTGCTCGGCCAGGACCATCGCCCGCGGATCCCTGGCCAGATCGCCAATGCGGACCAGTTGCTGGTGGAGGTAGATATCCTGAGGCTCGACCATCTTCCCTGAGCGGCCCACTACAGCGGCCCGATCGACCAGATCGCTCAGGCTGCGGTGCAGGTTCTCGAGCGCCTCGATCTCCTGCTCCATCTTGTCGCGATCGACGAATTTGTCGCCGGAGGCCTTCGCCAGGTCGGCCGCGTACATCTGGCGGAAGTTTTTCAGCCGCTCCTTCGCCTGCTCCAGACGGTCCCTGGCCGCCTCCAGCTGCTTTTCCAGTAGCTCCCGCCGTGCGCGCAGATTCTTGTAGCGCAGGGAGATGCTCCGGTCCACAAAGATCTCCGCGAGGCGGTTCACAGTGAAGGCGGCAAGGCGTGGATCATCGCTCTGCACCTTCAGCGAAAGAACCGTTCCCGGGTCGCGGAGGGACATGTCCACAGAGTTGCGGAAGTTCTTAACAGCGCGATCAAAGCGGCTTACCTCGAGGGTGATGCGCTGGGGCAGCGGGCGCAGGGCCGGGTTGACCCGGAAGGAAAACCCCGCCACCGACACCGTGTCGTTGAGGATTTTCCACACCGATCCGGTGCGCAGCCGAAGGGTGCGTGTCTCGTCCACGCGGCGCAGGACCTCGAACGTGCTGTCGCCGATCAGGATCTCGTACTGTCCAGGCCAGGGCTGGCGCGTGCACGTCAGCTCCGAGAAGACGTCCGTGCGGCGCAGCTCCCCCATCTCGGGCCCGAGCTGGACCGCAAGACCGAGTTTCTGGACAACTTCCTCCGCAAACGTGCGGCTGGTAAGCTGAGTGAGGCGGGTCTCGTTGAGGAGTTGCCCGGTTCGATCGGAGGAGTCCTTGAACTGAACCAGACACTCGGCCTCGTACACCACCGGCAGGCGCTTCAGATAGACGACCCAGAGCGCCGTCAAAACGAAGGTGATCCCCACCACCAGCCAGCGGCGCTCCCAGATCCCGCGCATCAGCCGGGCCAGGTCGATTCCGCCCCCCGCCTCGTGCACTTCAGCATCGACAAGCAGCTCGTCCATCCCTATCCCCAACTCGCTGATTCAGCGTAGACGCGAAAGATGGCCTGCCTACTACCATCGCTCCACCAAGCGCAGGTACAGCAGCACCAGGGTCGAAACGTAGGATGTGTACTCCAGCGCCGTGCGCAGGTCCAACCGGCGACGGTACGGCACAACCAGAACATCCCCCGATTGGACCCCGATCTGGGCCAGGGTCTGGCCGGCACGAAAGGCCTCTCGCAGTCCATCTATCACCTTCCGATTCCCCCTCTGGACGTACATCCCTTCCAGATTGGCCTGCATCTCGGGGCCCCCGCTCAGCTGCAGCACCTCCCACAACGCCGAGGAAGGTTCCGCAAGGTAACTCCCCGGCTCCTTGACCGCCCCCCAGATGAGAACACGGATGAGCGGCCTGGCCATCACGACCGGCCGCTTGGAGATCTCGGACAGCCTCGCTTCGATGGCCTTCTCCACGGCGAGCATGGGCTGCCCGGCCACCCGAAAGGTCCCCAGGCGAGGGATGAGGATGTCGCCGTTGCCGTCGACGGTGTAATCCCCGCTGAAGGCCGTGAGAACATCCTCACGGGACGAGGTCTGCGCCGCATCCCAGACACGCAGCCGTACGGCGTCCCCTGGTCCCACCGTGCGCGTCGAGGAAGATGTCTCGGGAGGGTTGCATCTGCCCGCCGACAATACACCCCAAAGGCCGACGAGGAAAAGTGCCGCTACAACCGGCTTTCCAACGCAGTGTTTTTTCGCCATCTCTACCCTCACAGCTGGCGCGTTCGTTCTGCCCCCGCTCGATGGGCAAGAGCTGTGCCATTCGATCCGGTTCGAGGCCGTCTCTGAGCCTCCGTGTTCGGCTCGCTCCCAGAGCTTCCCGGAGCGGGAGATCCGCCCGGCTTGCCCGCCGATGTCTGGGGGATCCTGCAGCGAAGGGGGCCCTGCGTTCGCGCAGGGGGAAAGCTTCCGGGCAGCAGGCATCCTGTCTGCCGCTGGCCGCCGCATAGCCAGCACCCGGAGTCAGCGCGAGCGATAGAAAC
It encodes:
- a CDS encoding GDP-mannose 4,6-dehydratase; its protein translation is MRILVTGGAGFIGSHLCEKLLARGDTVVCIDDFNDYYDPRIKRRNLAGCVGDPRFRLVEGDIREERVLEEAFSMGPFDVVAHLAARAGVRPSIRDPLLYEQVNVHGTTLLLEWMRRTGVQRMVFASTSSVYGANRKVPFSETDPVDNPISPYAATKKACELICYTYYHLFGIHTTCLRFFTVYGPRQRPDMAIHRFTRLIDTGKPVPMYGDGTSRRDYTYIDDVLQGVLRAIDGCEGYEIYNLGEARTVALAELIRLLEGLLGKKAKIQQLPEQPGDVPVTFADIRKAREKLGYDPQVPIEEGLRRFVQWYQEEKRFLYPEDEKEVG
- a CDS encoding polysaccharide biosynthesis tyrosine autokinase translates to MDELLVDAEVHEAGGGIDLARLMRGIWERRWLVVGITFVLTALWVVYLKRLPVVYEAECLVQFKDSSDRTGQLLNETRLTQLTSRTFAEEVVQKLGLAVQLGPEMGELRRTDVFSELTCTRQPWPGQYEILIGDSTFEVLRRVDETRTLRLRTGSVWKILNDTVSVAGFSFRVNPALRPLPQRITLEVSRFDRAVKNFRNSVDMSLRDPGTVLSLKVQSDDPRLAAFTVNRLAEIFVDRSISLRYKNLRARRELLEKQLEAARDRLEQAKERLKNFRQMYAADLAKASGDKFVDRDKMEQEIEALENLHRSLSDLVDRAAVVGRSGKMVEPQDIYLHQQLVRIGDLARDPRAMVLAEQVDHRAQEYLELRKTLPATNPDVRLASARLDSVFDQIREVAEGYLRRLTIDIQKKRRELSVMDQRIYQVPQVQAQLSDLERDLKVSEELYTNLQIEVSKARIEEAAEEKDVEILDPAIPPEYPINANKKKRALIGLMFSFAIGVGVAGVLELLDPRIKTVEDARRHLGLPVLGVIPLAEFDDVPAYRDDEKIRRIDRQLVTDDYRPTPISEAYRSLRTNLVFSKTHGRIHTLVLTSLEPGDGKSFTAANLAIIMAQQRHSTLLVDADLRRGVLHNTFLVPKEPGLTNYLSGAATLNEVLRETHVPNLKLVTCGPMFPNPSELLGSPMMKRFLDEVGRRFDFIVFDTPPLAAATDAIVLGAQVDGVALVVRAKRTSHRDAKRRLGLFANVPVKLLGVVINGATQEFGHEAYSYYHY
- a CDS encoding UDP-glucose/GDP-mannose dehydrogenase family protein translates to MNVCVVGTGYVGLVTGACFAEFGNFVVCVDIDKEKIDNLNRGVLPIYEPGLDVMVARNVKEGRLTFTTDLKSAVENSLVIFITVGTPSREDGSADMQYVEQVAKDIARYMNGFKVIVNKSTVPVGAGKWIKELIKKHQTTPSHFAVASNPEFLREGSAIEDFMRPDRVVIGSDSEEAIAILKDLYSPLYLIETPFVITNLETAELIKYASNAFLATKISFINEIANLCEAVGADVHHVAKGMGLDNRIGRKFLHPGPGFGGSCFPKDTRAIVKVAEKYGVELQIVKAVIEVNERQRRRMLDKIKKVLGEVEGKTIALLGLSFKPNTSDVREAPAIWIGQQLLKMGAKLRTYDPAAMEEAKKVLNADGVTYCTDAYEAATGADCVVLAVEWNQFRSLDLARLKAVMKQPIMVDLKNVYDRPKMEKEGFVYEGVGR
- a CDS encoding glycosyltransferase, translating into MEVPRRVLMLAPEPVFTPRGTPFSVVGRLKAYSDEGVRVDLVTYHLGQDVALPGVRFHRIWALPGVRRVKVGPSWIKPVLDALLLARTLSVWRPFRYDLVHTHEEAGLVGAFLREFTGCAHVYDMHSSLAQQMTNFRFSSSRWAIRTMESLERFILSHCDSVLVICEDLRRYVQALGFGHKLYLLENTLDYSFLWDEGTPGSLTLDSALPRPWVVYVGTLEPYQGMELLLSSVRILRDRSAWVGSLLIAGGHTDQVEAYRGLAQELGLDGLVHFLGTVHPGAADHLVRAADVLVSPRVSGTNTPLKIYSYLRSGKPIVATDIWSHTQVLSPDVCALVAPEPEAFAAALSRLLHDEGLRRDLGERAKRYAATRFSDQRYRQTLLAAATEAIARRKTTCAA
- a CDS encoding sugar transferase: MISEREKFLVHVMRILDATMLVVGFELAYFVDEYIRSAFGLSQKAFAIAPDWSGLYYFTLRNVGLLVAFVASWLILLAAQGIYSHFRMRRLREINAAIGKGMILATLSTSAIAFLFKWQLTSRLYLVTCSVVAMVILMGEKYLLIKFLDSVHRKGYNQINLLIVGTGKRAREFIRAVKENSHWGLRIVGLIDDEHGMFGKEVEGYRVLGRIQDIPFILQRKVIDRVIFVVPRLWLHRIDEAIMACENLGISTAVSLDLYNLKIAKIRQTDFNGFPLLEFETFRAKQWQLFIKRLLDIVLASLMLIAFSPLMLVVAILIKLTSPGPVLFKQKRCGLNGRKFTLYKFRTMVPGAERKKQELLRMNEMNGPVFKMKRDPRVTPIGRILRKFSIDELPQLFNVLKGDMSIVGPRPALPVEVELYEVWQRRRLSLKPGLTCIWQVSGRNKVPFERWMQMDLEYIDNWSLWLDFKIMLKTVFVVLTGYGAA
- the asnB gene encoding asparagine synthase (glutamine-hydrolyzing), which encodes MCGIAGLYCENWPEDKKTLLGRMAKVITHRGPDEDGFYWDGRVGLAMRRLSIIDLSSGSQPIFNEDGTIAVVFNGEIYNYREIREELVRRGHRFVTRSDTESIVHAYEEYGHECVTRFNGMWAFAIWDSRRHQLFLSRDRVGIKPLYYYWDGKLFAWGSEIKSILEVPGVKRDLDPLALELFLTYEYIPAPYSIFRWIRKLPPGHNLVFDGREPQLRPFWDPLRPYRELGPVGYEEAVEELRRLVHDSVRLRLIADVPLGVFLSGGIDSSVVTAAMAREASEPVRSFSIGFRESSYNELHYARLVATRYATRHHEAIIEPRAVELVEKLIYHLDEPLGDFSVFPTYLVSQNARQNVKVALSGDGGDELFGGYDTYVADRLAQRYLPIVPGFLWRGVAEPLARALPPTSKKKGVINTYKRFVEGARYPASLHHVRWMIFLSEEDRRQLLSPDLMAQNDEEARFQHIWRYFQEASDLDWLNRDIYVDVRTYLVDDILVKVDRMSMATSLEVRVPLLDYRIVELALRMPAPYKVWKGVRKRILKEAFRDALPTEILTRGKEGFSIPIKNWIRDELRDMVLSVLAPDKLRATGLFNVSYVHRLLDEHMRGVENHSHRLWALFMFMKWRERFA
- a CDS encoding polysaccharide biosynthesis/export family protein; this translates as MAKKHCVGKPVVAALFLVGLWGVLSAGRCNPPETSSSTRTVGPGDAVRLRVWDAAQTSSREDVLTAFSGDYTVDGNGDILIPRLGTFRVAGQPMLAVEKAIEARLSEISKRPVVMARPLIRVLIWGAVKEPGSYLAEPSSALWEVLQLSGGPEMQANLEGMYVQRGNRKVIDGLREAFRAGQTLAQIGVQSGDVLVVPYRRRLDLRTALEYTSYVSTLVLLYLRLVERW